In Luteitalea sp. TBR-22, one genomic interval encodes:
- a CDS encoding sulfatase codes for MRRRHSLRLALTVVLATLALAVPSGQSGRSPAMARPHVLLIVADDLGIGEVSAYGATDVRTPSIDRLGREGVRFTSAYANAPVCSPTRAALMTGQHPPMVGVPGVIRTDPANSWGALRRDLRLLPEALRAVGYRTAAVGKWHLGLEPGDHPMDRGFDAFTGFLGDMMDDYVTHRRHGINYMRDGRDAIDPAGHATDLFTRWAVEAVDRHDPRSPLFLYLAYNAPHVPIQPTAASLAEVRARIPGIAEPRAKLLALVEHMDAGIGQVVAALERKRMLDDTLVIFTSDNGGEVPAGATNNGLRGGKPTLHEGGLRIPTVVRWPHAAFAGRSEGTPIQSMDLAPTIAGVAQAVLGPDVAGRDLRPLLAGAPWAPRDLLFSIREGPRLGGQAVYAMRRGAWTLVQHRPRAPFELFNLDDDPLQKVDRSGDVNTPQRAMVESLQSFIARAEAVPYRR; via the coding sequence GTGAGACGACGCCACAGCCTCCGACTCGCGCTCACCGTCGTCCTGGCCACGCTCGCCCTGGCCGTCCCCTCGGGCCAGTCCGGACGGTCGCCGGCCATGGCCCGCCCCCACGTCCTGCTGATCGTCGCCGACGACCTCGGCATCGGCGAGGTCTCCGCGTACGGCGCCACCGACGTGCGGACGCCGTCGATCGATCGGCTGGGTCGCGAGGGCGTGCGCTTCACCAGCGCGTACGCCAATGCGCCGGTGTGCTCGCCGACCCGCGCCGCGCTGATGACCGGCCAGCACCCCCCGATGGTCGGCGTGCCCGGCGTGATCCGCACCGACCCGGCCAACTCCTGGGGGGCGTTGCGGCGCGACCTGCGCCTGCTGCCGGAGGCACTGCGCGCGGTCGGCTATCGCACCGCCGCCGTGGGGAAGTGGCACCTCGGGCTCGAGCCCGGTGACCACCCGATGGATCGCGGCTTCGACGCGTTCACGGGCTTCCTGGGCGACATGATGGACGACTACGTCACCCATCGTCGTCACGGCATCAACTACATGCGCGACGGCCGCGACGCCATCGACCCGGCGGGCCACGCGACCGACCTGTTCACGCGCTGGGCGGTCGAGGCCGTGGACCGGCACGATCCCCGCTCGCCGCTCTTCCTCTACCTGGCCTACAACGCCCCGCACGTGCCGATCCAGCCGACGGCAGCATCGCTGGCCGAGGTGCGCGCGCGCATCCCCGGGATTGCCGAGCCGCGAGCGAAGTTGCTGGCCCTGGTCGAGCACATGGATGCCGGCATCGGCCAGGTGGTGGCGGCGCTCGAGCGCAAGCGGATGCTCGACGACACGCTCGTGATCTTCACCAGCGACAACGGCGGGGAAGTGCCGGCCGGCGCCACCAACAACGGGCTGCGCGGCGGCAAGCCGACGCTCCACGAAGGCGGGCTGCGGATCCCGACCGTGGTGCGATGGCCGCACGCGGCGTTCGCCGGACGCAGCGAGGGCACGCCCATCCAGTCGATGGATCTCGCCCCGACGATTGCGGGCGTGGCGCAAGCCGTGCTCGGCCCGGACGTCGCCGGGCGCGACCTGCGGCCTCTCCTGGCAGGCGCGCCGTGGGCTCCGCGTGATCTGCTGTTCAGCATCCGCGAAGGCCCGCGCCTCGGCGGCCAGGCCGTGTACGCGATGCGGCGTGGGGCGTGGACACTGGTCCAGCATCGCCCGCGCGCCCCGTTCGAGCTGTTCAACCTCGACGATGACCCGCTCCAGAAGGTGGACCGCAGCGGCGACGTCAATACGCCGCAGCGCGCCATGGTCGAGTCGCTGCAGTCGTTCATCGCTCGCGCTGAAGCGGTCCCGTACAGGCGCTGA
- a CDS encoding NAD(P)H-dependent oxidoreductase has product MPRVLVLFAHPAYEKSRVNRRLVEAIADLDEITVHDLYEAYPDFRIDVAAEQARLVAHDVIVLQHPFYWYSAPALLKEYLDLVLEHGFAYGSQGHALDGKLLMNATTTGGAESAYQIGGRNRFTMRQLLAPFDQTAFLCRMTYLAPFVVHGALRIDAEGGLDVAERRYRALLVALRDGTLDLARAVEGSRINDLVADA; this is encoded by the coding sequence ATGCCACGCGTGCTGGTGCTGTTCGCGCACCCTGCCTACGAGAAGTCCCGGGTGAACCGGCGGCTGGTCGAGGCGATTGCCGACCTCGACGAGATCACCGTCCACGACCTCTACGAGGCCTATCCCGACTTCCGGATCGACGTGGCGGCCGAGCAGGCGCGCCTGGTCGCGCACGACGTGATCGTGCTGCAGCACCCGTTCTACTGGTACAGCGCCCCGGCCCTGCTCAAGGAATACCTCGACCTGGTGCTCGAGCACGGCTTCGCGTACGGCTCGCAGGGCCACGCCCTCGACGGCAAGCTGCTGATGAATGCCACGACGACCGGCGGCGCCGAGTCGGCCTACCAGATCGGCGGGCGCAACCGCTTCACGATGCGGCAACTGCTCGCGCCGTTCGACCAGACCGCCTTCCTGTGCCGCATGACCTACCTGGCGCCCTTCGTCGTGCACGGGGCGCTGCGCATCGACGCCGAGGGTGGCCTCGACGTCGCGGAGCGACGGTACCGCGCACTGCTCGTCGCGCTCCGCGACGGCACGCTCGACCTCGCGCGCGCCGTCGAGGGCTCGCGCATCAACGACCTCGTCGCGGACGCGTGA